The Engystomops pustulosus chromosome 2, aEngPut4.maternal, whole genome shotgun sequence genomic interval CCTAGCTACCCCGTTCACCTGAAGAACCCCCTAGCGACCCCCCTAGCTGCCCCCGTCCCCCTTAGGTTCCCCCTAGCTGCCCCCGTCCCCCTAAGGTTCCCCTTAGCTACCCCGTTCACCTGAAGAACCCCCTAGCGACCCCCCTAGCTGCCCCCGTCCCCCTTAGGTTCCCCCTAGCTGCCCCCTTCCCCCTAAGGTTCCCCTTAGCTACCCCGTTCACCTGAAGAACCCCCTAGCGACCCCCCTAGCTGCCCCCTTCCCCCTTAGGTTCCCCTTAGCTACCCCGTTCACCTGAAGAACCCCCTAGCTGCCCCCGTTCCCCTTAGCTACCCCGTTCACCTGAAGAACCCCATAGCGACCCCCCTAGCTGCCCCTGTCCCCATTAGGTCCCCCCCTAACTGCCTTCACCACCTGAGGTCTCCCCCAACTTCCCCTGTCCCCTCGAAGTTAGTTCCCCCTTGTCGACCCCGTCCCCCCGCGTTCCCCTAGTCGCCCCCCACCATGGAGGTCCCGGAGGCGGCGGAGGGGGGGGACCATGTGGTGAACCTGTCCCGCCTGGGCCTGGAGAAGCTGAGCCTGGAGCAGGTGGCGGAGGAGCGCTGTCAGGACGCTCAGCAGCTGCTGCTCCCCCATAACCGGCTCCTGGTGCTGCCCCCCAGTGTGGGGGTCTTCTCCCAGCTGCTGCTCCTGGATGTCAGTAACAATGGTCTGGCCTACATGGGGGAGGAGATCCTGGCCCTCACCTGCCTGAAGACCCTCCTGGCCAAGAACAACCGCCTGGACGAGGCCTCGCTGCCCAAGGACATGGGGGCCCTGCGCCTGGAGGTGGTCAACTTCAGCGGGAACCAGTTCGAGGAGCTCCCGGGGCAACTGCTGCAGATGCCCACCCTGAAGACCCTGTCCATGGGGGGCAACCGCCTCAAGAGCATCCCCTCCGAGATCGAGAACATCACCAGGTACCAGGGCCCGAGggtaactactactcccagcacggggcaggagagccggggtataactactactcccagcacggggcaggagagccggggtataactactactcccagcacggggcaggagagccggggtataactactactcccagcacggggcaggagagccggggtataactactactcccagcacggggcaggagagccggggtataactactactcccagcacagggcaggagagccggggtataactactactcccagcacggggcaggagagccggggtataactactactcccagcacggggcaggagagccggggtataactactactcccagcacggggcaggagagccggggtataactactactcccagcacggggcaggagagccggggtataactactactcccagcacggggcaggagagccggggtataactactactcccagcacggggcaggagagccggggtataactactactcccagcacggggcaggagagccggggtataactactactcccagcacggggcaggagagccggggtataactactactcccagcacggggcaggagagccggggtataactactactcccagcacggggcaggagagccggggtataactactactcccagcacggggcaggagagccggggtataactactactcccagcacggggcaggagagccggggtataactactactcccagcacggggcaggagagccggggtataactactactcccagcacggggcaggagagccggggtataactactactcccagcacggggcaggagagccggggtataactactactcccagcacggcgcaggagagccggggtataactactactcccagcacggcgcaggagagccggggtataactactactcccagcacggggcaggagagccagggtataactactactcccagcacggggcaggagagccggggtataactactactcccagcacggggcaggagagccggggtataactactactcccagcacggggcaggagagccggggtataactactactcccagcacggggcaggagagccggggtataactactactcccagcacggggcaggagagccggggtataactactactcccagcacggggcaggagagccggggtataactactactcccagcacggcgcaggagagccggggtataactactactcccagcacggcgcaggagagccggggtataactactactcccagcacggggcaggagagccggggtataactactactcccagcacggggcaggagagccggggtataactactactcccagcacggcgcaggagagccggggtataactactactcccagcacggcgcaggagagccggggtataactactactcccagcacggcgcaggagagccggggtataactactactcccagcacggcgcaggagagccggggtataactactactcccagcacggcgcaggagagccggggtataactactactcccagcacggcgcaggagagccggggtataactactactcccagcacggcgcaggagagccggggtataactactactcccagcacggcgcaggagagccggggtataactactactcccagcacggcgcaggagagccggggtataactactactcccagcacggcgcaggagagccggggtataactactactcccagcacggcgcaggagagccggggtataactactactcccagcacggcgcaggagagccggggtataactactactcccagcacggcgcaggagagccggggtataactactactcccagcacggggcaggagagccggggtataactactactcccagcacggggcaggagagccggggtataactactactcccagcacggggcaggagagccggggtataactactactcccagcacggggcaggagagccggggtataactactactcccagcacggggcaggagagccggggtataactactactcccagcacggggcaggagagccggggtataactactactcccagcacggggcaggagagccggggtataactactactcccagcacggggcaggagagccggggtataactactactcccagcacggggcaggagagccggggtataactactactcccagcacggggcaggagagccggggtataactactactcccagcacggggcaggagagccggggtataactactactcccagcacggggcaggagagccggggtataactactactcccagcacggggcaggagagccggggtataactactactcccagcacggggcaggagagccggggtataactactactcccagcacggggcaggagagccggggtataactactactcccagcacggggcaggagagccggggtataactactactcccagcacggggcaggagagccggggtataactactactcccagcacggggcaggagagccggggtataactactactcccagcacggggcaggagagccggggtataactactactcccagcatgcagtgTAGGAAGTATCCGTGTACAGCCGGGgtggtactacaactcccagcatgcagtgtAGAATGTGCCTGCAGTGTCATCCTATTGGTTCCTGCCCccgatttcccccccccccccgggaattTCGGTACAAAGGGGATGTGCTGAACTCTACAGCCGCCCCTGCAAGGGTTAATCCAGCCCCGcccccgcccctcccccagcAGGTGCTGATTCCAGGTTCATTGGGTCCAAATAAAGTGTGTGAAAGGTGAGAGCTGGGGCGGAGCCTGCggggtgatcacatgaccggctgatacattgtatcctcttaGTGTACCAGTAATGTGTTAACCCTTCCACTGCCTTACTTGTATCCCTCTGCCCTTTGGACTGTTCCATGTGTATTTTTGGAGGGGGAGGCAAATGTTGTGTTTGATCCCAGTTCTCTGTCCCTGTGTCTTGCAGCCTGGAGTTCCTGTACCTGGGAGGGAATTTCATCTCGTACATCCCCCCGGAGATCGCAAACCTGCCGCACCTGAGCTACCTGGTGCTGTGTGACAACCGCATCCAGAGCGTCCCCCCGCAGCTGGCTCAGTAAGTACCCCTCTACCCCCGCAGCTGGCTCAGTAAGTACCCCCTCTACCCCCGCAGCTGGCTCAGTAAGTACCCCCTCTACCCCCGCAGCTGGCACAGTAAGTACCCCCTCTACCCCCGCAGCTGGCACAGTAAGTACCCCCTCTACCCCCGCAGCTGGCTCAGTAAGTACCCCCTCTACCCCCGCAGCTGGCTCAGTAAGTACCCCTCTACCCCCGCAGCTGGCTCAGTAAGTACCCCTCTACCCCCGCAGCTGGCTCTGTAAGTACCCCTCTACCCCCGCAGCTGGCTCTGTAAGTACCCCTCTACCCCCGCAGCTGGCTCTGTAAGTACCCCTCTACCCCCGCAGCTGGCTCTGTAAGTACCCCTCTACCCCCGCAGCTGGCACAGTAAGTACCCCCTCTACCCCCGCAGCTGGCACAGTAAGTACCCCCGCAGCTGGCTCAGTAAGTACCCCCTCTACCCCCGCAGCTGGCTCTGTAAGTACCCCTCTACCCCCGCAGCTGGCTCAGTAAGTACCCCTCTACCCCCGCAGCTGGCACAGTAAGTACCCCCTCTACCCCCGCAGCTGGCTCTGTAAGTACCCCTCTACCCCCGCAGCTGGCACAGTAAGTACCCCCGCAGCTGGCTCAGTAAGTACCCCTCTACCCCCGCAGCTGGCTCAGTAAGTACCCCCTCTACCCCCGCAGCTGGCTCAGTAAGTACCCCCGCAGCTGGCTCAGTAAGTACCCCCTCTACCCCCGCAGCTGGCTCTGTAAGTACCCCTCTACCCCCGCAGCTGGCTCAGTAAGTACCCCTCTACCCCCGCAGCTGGCACAGTAAGTACCCCCTCTACCCCCGCAGCTGGCTCTGTAAGTACCCCTCTACCCCCGCAGCTGGCACAGTAAGTACCCCCGCAGCTGGCTCAGTAAGTACCCCCTCTACCCCCACAGCTGGCTCAGTAAGTACCCCCTCTACCCCCACAGCTGGCTCAGTAAGTACCCCTCTACCCCCGCAGCTGGCTCTGTAAGTACCCCTCTACCCCCGCAGCTGGCTCAGTAAGTACCCCTCCACCCCCGCAGCTGGCTCAGTAAGTACCCCTCCACCCCCGCAGCTGGCACAGTAAGTACCCCTCCACCCCCGCAGCTGGCACAGTAAGTACCCCTCCACCCCCGCAGCTGGCACAGTAAGTACCCCTCTACCTCCGCAGCTGGCACAGTAAGTACCCCCTCTACCCCCGCAGCTGGCTCTGTAAGTACCCCCGCAGCTGGCTCTGTAAGTACCCCCGCAGCTGGCTCTGTAAGTACCCCCGCAGCTGGCTCTGTAAGTACCCCCGCAGCTGGCTCTGTAAGTACCCCCGCAGCTGGCTCTGTAAGTACCCCCGCAGCTGGCTCTGTAAGTACCCCCGCAGCTGGCTCTGTAAGTACCCCCTCTACCCCTGCAGCCGGGGCAGTGACGGTCTATGACATGTAACGGACTCTCTGGTTCTGCTCCTTCCAGGTTACACTCCTTGCGATCGCTGAGCCTCCACAATAACCTCCTGACCTACCTACCCCGCGAGATCCTGAGCCTGGTGCACCTGCAGGAGCTGAGCCTGCGCGGCAACCCCCTGGTGGTGAGATTTGTCAGAGACCTGACCTACGCCACCCCCACATTACTGGAGCTGGCGGGCAGAACCATCAAGAGCCGCGGCATCCCCTACAACCCATGGGAGCTGCCCGAGAACCTCGTGAGATACCTCGACCTCGCCAGCAAGTGCCCCAACCCCAAGTGCGGAGGTGAGAGCCACcgaataatgtcatgtatgtacacagtgactgcaccagcagcagaatagtgagtgcagctctggggtataatacaggatgtaactcaggatcagtacaggataagtaatgtcatgtatgtacacagtgactgcaccagcagcagaatagtgagtgcagctctggggtataatacaggatgtaactcaggatcagtacaggataagtaatgtcatgtatgtacacagtgactgcaccagcagcagaatagtgagtgcagctctggagtataatacaggatgtaactcaggatcagtacaggataagtaatgtcatgtatgtacacagtgactgcaccagcagcagaatagtgagtgcagctctggagtataatacaggatgtaactcaggatcagtacaggataagtaatgtcatgtatgtacacagtgactgcaccagcagcagaatagtgagtgcagctctggggtataatacaggatgtaactcaggatcagtacaggataagtaatgtcatgtatgtacacagtgactgcaccagcagcagaatagtgagtgcagctctggggtataatacaggatgtaactcaggatcagtacag includes:
- the LRRC58 gene encoding leucine-rich repeat-containing protein 58 — protein: MEVPEAAEGGDHVVNLSRLGLEKLSLEQVAEERCQDAQQLLLPHNRLLVLPPSVGVFSQLLLLDVSNNGLAYMGEEILALTCLKTLLAKNNRLDEASLPKDMGALRLEVVNFSGNQFEELPGQLLQMPTLKTLSMGGNRLKSIPSEIENITSLEFLYLGGNFISYIPPEIANLPHLSYLVLCDNRIQSVPPQLAQLHSLRSLSLHNNLLTYLPREILSLVHLQELSLRGNPLVVRFVRDLTYATPTLLELAGRTIKSRGIPYNPWELPENLVRYLDLASKCPNPKCGGVYFDSCVRHIKFVDFCGKYRLPLMHYLCSPECSSPCSSISSQSESDSEDEASVAARRMQKVLLG